A single genomic interval of Hyphomicrobium methylovorum harbors:
- a CDS encoding YciI family protein produces the protein MQYAVLCYHSEDAVCAWTKEEDDAVMARLMEVHGRFAKTGKLGPVARLMPTTAATTLRKTNEPAVILDGPFAETKEQLLGFYVVEGDTLEDVLAFVRELGDANPGGAYEVRPIGLYLPGTSNAGAA, from the coding sequence ATGCAGTACGCAGTGCTTTGCTACCATTCCGAAGATGCCGTCTGCGCATGGACGAAGGAAGAAGACGACGCCGTTATGGCGCGGCTGATGGAGGTCCATGGGCGCTTCGCGAAGACGGGCAAGCTCGGCCCTGTTGCGCGTCTGATGCCGACGACCGCCGCAACCACGCTTCGGAAGACCAACGAGCCTGCCGTTATTCTGGATGGTCCGTTCGCGGAGACGAAAGAGCAATTGCTTGGCTTCTATGTTGTGGAAGGCGACACGCTGGAAGACGTTCTCGCGTTCGTGCGCGAGTTGGGTGATGCGAACCCGGGTGGTGCCTACGAAGTGCGGCCCATAGGGCTTTATCTGCCGGGTACATCGAACGCAGGCGCGGCGTGA
- a CDS encoding sigma-70 family RNA polymerase sigma factor encodes MSSANPIEALLTAARPRAVAALLRNFRDLDMAEDAFQEACLKALQTWPVNGPPRDAAAWLIFVGRNVALDRLRRSRKEDALPDEAQMSDLEDAEDSMAERIDGTHYRDDILRLLFVCCNPVLPVAQQIALALRVVSGLSVKEIARAFLVSEAAMEQRITRAKRRVGESEIPFETPGAVERAERLRAVATVIYLIFNEGYAATGGTAHIKAPLCEEAIRLARLLLRLFNAEPEVMGLTALLLLQHARAAARLDAEGAIVVLEDQDRTRWDKGAIAEALIMLEKAVRHHQPGPYQIQAAIAALHAQAARPEDTDWLQIELLYRTLEQIEPSPVITLNRAVATNKVRGAAAALALIEPLAEPLGSYFYFHGARGAFLLQLGREAEAKTSFDRAIACANTAAEAAHIRTQIDRFIKDNKPNLARS; translated from the coding sequence GTGAGCAGCGCCAATCCGATCGAGGCGCTGTTGACGGCAGCGCGGCCGCGCGCGGTTGCGGCTTTGCTGCGCAATTTTCGCGACCTCGACATGGCGGAAGATGCGTTTCAGGAGGCGTGCCTCAAGGCGTTGCAGACGTGGCCTGTGAACGGTCCGCCGCGAGATGCTGCAGCCTGGTTGATCTTTGTTGGCCGCAACGTTGCGCTCGATCGCTTGAGGCGAAGTCGCAAAGAAGATGCTCTGCCGGACGAAGCCCAGATGTCGGATTTAGAAGACGCTGAAGACAGTATGGCTGAACGCATCGATGGCACCCATTACCGCGATGACATTCTCCGTTTGCTGTTCGTGTGCTGCAATCCCGTTTTGCCTGTCGCGCAGCAGATCGCACTCGCGCTCAGGGTTGTTTCCGGATTGTCGGTGAAGGAGATTGCGCGCGCATTCCTCGTCAGCGAAGCGGCGATGGAGCAGCGGATCACACGTGCGAAGCGGCGGGTCGGTGAATCCGAAATTCCGTTCGAGACGCCGGGTGCTGTGGAGCGCGCCGAACGTCTGCGCGCGGTCGCGACCGTGATCTATCTCATTTTCAATGAGGGCTACGCTGCCACCGGCGGGACGGCGCACATTAAGGCGCCGCTTTGTGAAGAGGCCATTCGTCTTGCGCGATTGCTGCTGCGGCTCTTCAATGCCGAACCGGAGGTGATGGGACTGACAGCGCTGCTTTTGCTGCAGCATGCGCGTGCAGCGGCACGGCTTGATGCGGAAGGAGCGATCGTCGTTCTGGAGGATCAGGATCGCACGCGATGGGATAAGGGCGCCATCGCGGAAGCTCTTATTATGCTAGAAAAAGCGGTGCGCCATCACCAGCCTGGTCCGTATCAGATTCAAGCTGCGATTGCCGCGCTGCATGCGCAGGCTGCACGACCTGAGGATACGGATTGGCTTCAGATCGAGCTGCTTTATCGCACGCTGGAGCAGATCGAGCCGTCGCCTGTCATCACGCTCAATCGCGCAGTAGCGACGAATAAAGTGCGGGGCGCTGCCGCGGCTCTGGCGCTGATCGAACCGCTCGCGGAACCGCTTGGGAGCTACTTCTACTTTCACGGCGCGCGGGGAGCGTTTTTACTGCAGCTCGGTCGCGAAGCAGAAGCAAAGACGTCGTTCGACCGGGCGATTGCCTGCGCAAATACAGCGGCTGAAGCCGCGCATATTCGTACTCAGATCGATCGCTTTATCAAAGACAACAAACCGAATTTAGCTCGATCTTAG
- a CDS encoding VOC family protein codes for MTQAQTQNVAEDFDTATKKCPAIGGIIPYLSLSDASKAADFYVRAFGATEVFRHPADEKGRHMHIHLHVNGNSLMLSDAFPEHGHPLKDQQGYSLLLTVGDIDTLFQRAVDAGATVVMPVEKMFWGDRYGQLRDPFGVLWAMNSPSSN; via the coding sequence ATGACACAAGCTCAAACGCAGAACGTAGCTGAAGACTTCGACACAGCGACGAAGAAGTGTCCGGCGATTGGCGGGATCATTCCGTATCTCAGTCTTAGCGACGCCAGCAAAGCCGCCGATTTTTATGTTCGCGCATTTGGTGCGACTGAAGTTTTTCGTCATCCGGCCGATGAAAAGGGACGGCACATGCACATCCATCTGCATGTCAACGGCAACTCTCTGATGCTGAGCGATGCGTTTCCCGAGCATGGCCATCCGCTGAAAGATCAACAGGGATATTCGCTGCTTTTAACGGTTGGGGATATCGACACGTTGTTTCAACGCGCGGTCGATGCCGGTGCGACGGTGGTCATGCCTGTTGAAAAGATGTTTTGGGGTGATCGCTATGGCCAGTTGCGTGATCCGTTCGGCGTGCTTTGGGCAATGAATTCGCCGAGCTCGAATTGA
- a CDS encoding dihydrofolate reductase: MEQTVVRVICAIGQSGQLGLNGELPWEGNRDPEYVADVARFFDITRGHVLLAGPKTIASVPEFAFADRTIGVLRSSMDPEETLKQYAGRVVYIGGGPPVWDIYARFVSHWDITRLPYDGPADRWFDPAWLTGRTSRDAPH, from the coding sequence TTGGAACAGACAGTCGTCAGGGTCATCTGCGCAATCGGCCAGTCGGGCCAGCTCGGTCTGAACGGCGAACTGCCGTGGGAAGGCAATCGCGATCCAGAGTATGTCGCGGACGTCGCGCGCTTCTTCGATATTACGCGCGGCCACGTACTGCTTGCTGGTCCAAAGACCATCGCCAGCGTACCTGAATTCGCATTTGCGGATCGAACGATTGGCGTGCTGCGCTCCAGCATGGACCCGGAAGAAACGCTGAAGCAATACGCCGGTCGCGTCGTCTACATCGGCGGCGGTCCCCCGGTGTGGGACATCTACGCACGCTTCGTTTCGCATTGGGATATCACGCGGCTGCCGTATGACGGCCCGGCCGATCGCTGGTTCGATCCCGCTTGGCTGACCGGCAGAACCAGCCGCGACGCGCCACACTGA
- a CDS encoding coniferyl aldehyde dehydrogenase, producing MTAHVLVNNQFVLSGVLAKQRAAFLQDGPPDLKQRKADLAHLKSAVLARRAAIEAAVSSDFGNRSAYETRIMELIPLIQTINYLRRNLRKWMRPERRRNSLHFIPASSYVMYQPLGVVGIISPWNYPFSLALMPLATAIAAGNRVMLKPSEHTPATSALMKDMLGKLFPEDQVSVTCGGPETGSVFASLPFDHLVFTGSTAVGTSVLKNAAENLVPVTLELGGKSPAILGHDADFERAAVSIAYGKLANAGQTCIAPDFVLVPRDKATTFAEHYKTAVQALYPEGAASRNYTSIINARHQTRLRDLLADARKKGATIVPLGPETPAGNDTGKASPVLMLNVTMDMAVMKDEIFGPILPLVTYDSIDEAIKLVNRHDRPLALYYFGNDGEDRRKVLARTTSGNVTINDTLMHYVQNDLPFGGVGASGMGAYHGPEGFRNMSHAKGVFEQSRWNLGGFLRPPFRRVTDIAIRYLLW from the coding sequence ATGACAGCCCATGTTTTGGTCAACAACCAGTTCGTCCTAAGTGGCGTTCTTGCAAAGCAACGAGCAGCTTTCCTGCAGGATGGGCCACCCGATCTCAAGCAGCGCAAAGCCGACCTTGCGCACTTGAAATCAGCCGTTCTCGCCCGCCGCGCAGCAATAGAGGCGGCCGTCAGCTCGGATTTCGGCAATCGGTCCGCCTATGAGACGCGGATCATGGAGCTGATCCCACTTATTCAGACAATCAATTACTTGCGCCGCAACCTCCGCAAATGGATGCGCCCCGAGCGACGCCGCAACTCCCTGCATTTCATCCCGGCGTCGTCCTATGTGATGTATCAGCCGCTCGGTGTCGTCGGCATCATCTCGCCCTGGAATTACCCCTTCTCGCTGGCGCTGATGCCGTTGGCGACGGCGATCGCAGCGGGTAACCGCGTCATGCTGAAACCGTCCGAGCACACGCCAGCCACCTCGGCACTCATGAAGGATATGCTGGGCAAACTCTTCCCCGAGGATCAGGTTTCTGTCACCTGCGGCGGCCCAGAAACAGGTTCAGTGTTCGCAAGCCTGCCGTTCGACCATCTGGTGTTCACCGGCAGCACCGCCGTCGGCACCTCTGTCCTGAAAAACGCCGCCGAAAACCTCGTACCGGTCACGCTCGAACTCGGCGGCAAATCACCCGCCATCCTCGGACATGACGCGGACTTCGAACGCGCAGCCGTCAGCATCGCTTACGGCAAATTGGCCAACGCGGGACAAACCTGCATCGCGCCGGATTTCGTCCTCGTCCCGCGCGACAAAGCCACCACGTTCGCCGAGCATTACAAGACAGCAGTGCAGGCACTCTATCCCGAAGGCGCAGCCAGCCGGAATTACACGTCCATCATCAATGCCCGCCACCAGACGCGCCTGCGCGACCTGCTGGCAGACGCACGAAAGAAGGGCGCAACCATCGTCCCGCTCGGGCCCGAAACACCGGCGGGCAACGACACAGGCAAAGCCTCGCCCGTGCTTATGCTCAACGTCACGATGGACATGGCGGTGATGAAGGACGAGATCTTCGGACCAATCCTCCCCCTCGTCACGTACGATAGCATCGACGAAGCCATCAAACTGGTGAACCGGCATGATCGTCCGTTGGCGCTCTATTACTTCGGCAATGACGGAGAGGATCGCCGCAAGGTTTTGGCGCGCACAACCTCGGGCAATGTGACGATTAACGATACGCTGATGCACTACGTGCAAAACGATCTGCCGTTCGGCGGCGTCGGCGCCAGCGGTATGGGCGCCTATCACGGCCCCGAAGGCTTCAGGAACATGAGCCACGCCAAAGGCGTCTTCGAGCAATCACGCTGGAATCTGGGTGGCTTTCTGCGTCCGCCGTTTCGCCGCGTCACAGATATCGCGATCCGCTATCTGCTGTGGTGA
- a CDS encoding response regulator codes for MESFRSSQPVEILIVDDEPQAVKYFKKAFGTKYDVLTATSADEAEALVLSGDHNIALVITDQRMPGRSGVSLLNRIRNERPDIVRMLTTAYADLDSAIDAVNKGEILRYISKPWDLRVLEAEIDQAITFYLLKNEYDMLLRDKLSALHRTLLRDRMNSLSVVAGTLPYNNAAETMYRYLKDSLSEVAWRPSVRKQWSQLRVQDHWRIPVEETQRAIDLTEELMDRAMLTGHDVGEADLVAIAHECAKGINEEHGAPQVRVSSEQEKIIVPVNAETIHALLRGMMQPISRWAAPGSMLNVNLKHEMFSHEPGVANIQFEARNCDPTKAIQDCVLFTPAMQVTSKSAGDLLRSFLAVGHLGGRVASPPMANGYKQITIDLPLGAARDSRGIETFPKQWVQDLSDEYERWVLGTLDVSAA; via the coding sequence ATGGAGTCGTTTCGTTCTAGTCAGCCCGTCGAAATTCTAATCGTCGACGACGAGCCGCAAGCGGTCAAATACTTCAAGAAAGCTTTTGGTACGAAGTACGACGTCCTCACGGCGACAAGCGCTGACGAGGCCGAAGCACTTGTCCTTTCGGGCGATCACAACATTGCGCTTGTCATCACCGACCAGCGCATGCCGGGCCGCAGCGGCGTCAGCCTGCTGAACCGCATCCGCAATGAACGCCCCGACATCGTTCGCATGTTGACGACGGCTTACGCTGATCTCGACAGCGCTATCGACGCCGTCAACAAGGGCGAAATTCTTCGCTACATCTCGAAGCCGTGGGACCTGCGGGTTCTCGAAGCGGAAATCGATCAGGCGATCACGTTCTATCTGCTCAAGAACGAATACGACATGCTCCTGCGCGACAAGCTCAGCGCGCTCCATCGCACGCTGTTGCGCGATCGCATGAACAGCCTCTCCGTCGTAGCGGGAACGCTGCCTTACAACAACGCCGCCGAAACGATGTACCGCTACCTGAAGGACTCGCTGTCCGAAGTTGCATGGCGTCCGTCGGTTCGGAAGCAGTGGTCACAGCTCCGCGTCCAGGATCACTGGCGCATTCCCGTCGAAGAAACACAACGCGCCATCGACCTGACGGAAGAGTTGATGGACCGCGCGATGCTCACAGGGCATGACGTCGGTGAAGCCGATCTCGTTGCCATTGCGCATGAGTGCGCCAAGGGCATCAACGAAGAGCACGGCGCGCCGCAAGTTCGCGTTTCGAGCGAGCAGGAAAAAATCATCGTTCCGGTCAACGCTGAAACCATTCACGCGCTGCTGCGCGGCATGATGCAGCCGATCAGCCGCTGGGCTGCTCCCGGCAGCATGTTGAACGTCAACCTCAAGCACGAAATGTTCAGCCACGAGCCGGGCGTCGCCAATATCCAGTTCGAAGCGCGCAACTGCGATCCCACGAAGGCGATTCAGGACTGCGTTCTCTTCACACCTGCCATGCAGGTGACCTCGAAGAGCGCCGGCGATCTGCTGCGGTCGTTCTTGGCCGTCGGCCATCTCGGTGGTCGCGTCGCCTCCCCGCCAATGGCAAACGGCTACAAGCAGATTACGATCGACCTGCCGCTCGGCGCAGCGCGCGATTCAAGGGGAATCGAGACGTTCCCGAAACAATGGGTCCAGGATCTAAGCGACGAATACGAACGCTGGGTGCTCGGAACGTTGGATGTCTCCGCGGCCTGA
- a CDS encoding ATP-binding protein, giving the protein MDDNADLQNAFEAEEHELRLRQSKVACILGITLIPAGIFLDYISYPDLLLTLGSIRLIAAALIAIIFALHFWDRTAVYVRQLTMLGLLIAVTSIAVMIGITTGAESTYYNGLFLILFAVGVLAAMQPFEATLLCISTLVIYTISCLYVPNAEMMTKTLLNNLYFLILTCIITVTAVHFNYRRRFNEFGLKYRLAAQHQELSAMDRLKSQFFANVSHELRTPLTLILAPVEKLKSDAAALHGPAQELLEVIENNALRLLRLVNDILSLIRLEEGRATLAKRSIDMAHFLSHTTASMRHLAAMKGINLNLGELQGDLIINADPDALEKIVSNVIANAIKFTPPEGRIDVSAAHVDRMVIVRISDSGIGIAPDQLPHIFDRFYQVDGSATRRHQGLGLGLALVRELITRHGGDVTASSDAGHGTTFVLRFPHSEQDTLADMPSQDKPDQIADPLRKFDRKASSQALTIPDHQPAPMLQQQETQTNDEASADLPLLLVVDDEPDMRRYLATMLRESYRVVEAGDGIAALEMAQKLTPELILLDVMLPGASGLDVCRSLKERAETRGIKIIILTARADEEAKIIALKHGADDFLIKPFSGLEVRSRIANLIRASHLERDLQRTNVELKQSLQQLRETEAALVQNARLSALGTMAAGLLHEIGNPLNFMGTALQLAARDPTIQADPDTADTMKDIQEGYDRIHRVVTDLRGFTAPQKPEHPRPFPIESAIDHALRFTAHVQKGISITRNLTENSLVFGSQSTIAQVLVNLLVNAVAAVRAVEEERHPEIKINSWTEGEQLFVSVRDNGTGIDPKIQTQIFDPFFSTKDVGEGMGLGLAVSHRIIANHGGSLSVKSSLGEWTEFVFNLPLASEQENQISHGVVSF; this is encoded by the coding sequence ATGGATGACAACGCTGATCTTCAAAATGCTTTCGAAGCAGAAGAGCATGAGCTTCGGCTTAGGCAGTCGAAGGTCGCGTGCATCCTTGGCATAACGCTGATTCCAGCGGGAATCTTCCTCGATTATATTTCCTATCCCGATCTTCTTCTGACGCTGGGCAGCATCCGTTTAATCGCTGCCGCGCTCATCGCAATTATCTTCGCCCTTCATTTCTGGGATCGGACTGCGGTCTATGTCCGCCAGCTGACGATGTTGGGGCTGCTGATCGCGGTGACATCCATCGCCGTCATGATCGGCATCACCACCGGCGCGGAATCGACCTACTATAACGGCCTCTTCCTCATCCTCTTCGCGGTCGGCGTGCTCGCCGCCATGCAGCCGTTCGAAGCCACGCTGCTCTGCATTTCGACGCTGGTGATCTACACCATAAGTTGTCTCTACGTGCCAAACGCAGAGATGATGACCAAAACACTGCTGAACAATCTCTACTTCCTCATCCTGACCTGCATCATCACGGTCACGGCCGTTCACTTCAACTACCGCCGACGCTTCAACGAATTCGGGTTGAAATATCGCCTCGCCGCGCAGCATCAGGAACTGTCCGCGATGGACCGCCTGAAGTCGCAGTTCTTCGCCAACGTGAGCCACGAACTGCGCACACCGCTGACGTTGATTCTCGCGCCCGTCGAAAAATTGAAGAGCGACGCCGCGGCTCTTCACGGCCCCGCCCAGGAACTGCTCGAAGTCATCGAGAACAACGCGCTGCGGTTGCTCCGTCTGGTCAACGACATCCTTAGCCTCATTCGCCTTGAGGAAGGTCGCGCCACGCTCGCCAAGCGCTCGATCGATATGGCTCACTTCCTCAGCCACACCACCGCATCGATGCGCCACCTAGCAGCGATGAAGGGCATCAACCTCAACCTTGGCGAACTGCAGGGCGACCTCATCATCAACGCTGACCCTGACGCTCTCGAAAAGATCGTCAGCAACGTCATCGCCAACGCAATCAAGTTCACACCGCCCGAAGGCCGCATCGACGTCTCGGCCGCTCACGTCGATCGCATGGTTATCGTGCGCATCTCGGATTCCGGCATCGGCATCGCGCCCGATCAGCTGCCGCACATCTTCGATCGCTTTTATCAGGTCGATGGCTCAGCCACCCGCCGCCATCAAGGTCTCGGCCTTGGTCTGGCGCTCGTTCGAGAATTGATTACGCGCCATGGCGGCGACGTGACAGCATCAAGCGACGCAGGCCACGGCACGACATTCGTTTTACGTTTTCCTCATTCTGAGCAAGATACACTTGCAGACATGCCCTCTCAGGACAAACCAGATCAAATCGCAGATCCATTGCGTAAGTTCGATCGCAAGGCCTCATCACAAGCTTTGACAATACCAGACCATCAGCCTGCACCGATGCTGCAGCAGCAGGAAACACAGACCAACGATGAAGCAAGCGCAGATCTGCCGCTGCTTCTCGTCGTCGACGACGAACCGGATATGCGCCGCTATCTCGCAACCATGTTGCGCGAAAGCTACCGCGTTGTTGAAGCGGGCGACGGCATCGCAGCTCTCGAAATGGCGCAGAAACTGACGCCCGAACTCATTCTTCTCGATGTCATGTTGCCTGGCGCCAGCGGACTTGATGTTTGCCGCTCGCTGAAGGAACGCGCCGAGACGCGCGGCATCAAGATCATCATCCTCACGGCGCGCGCCGACGAGGAAGCGAAAATCATCGCGCTGAAACACGGCGCCGACGACTTCCTGATCAAGCCATTCAGCGGCCTGGAAGTGCGCTCACGCATTGCCAATCTCATTCGGGCGTCACACCTCGAACGAGACCTGCAGCGCACGAACGTGGAATTGAAGCAGAGCTTGCAACAGTTGCGCGAAACGGAAGCAGCGCTCGTGCAGAACGCCCGCCTGAGCGCGCTCGGCACGATGGCGGCTGGTCTGCTTCACGAAATTGGAAACCCGCTGAACTTCATGGGCACCGCGCTTCAACTTGCTGCACGTGACCCAACGATTCAAGCCGATCCCGACACCGCCGACACGATGAAGGACATCCAGGAAGGTTACGATCGCATCCACCGCGTCGTGACGGACCTGAGAGGCTTTACCGCGCCGCAGAAGCCCGAACATCCGCGTCCTTTCCCGATCGAATCCGCCATCGATCACGCGCTCCGTTTTACGGCACACGTTCAGAAAGGGATAAGCATAACGCGCAATTTAACCGAGAACAGTCTCGTCTTCGGATCGCAATCCACCATCGCTCAAGTCTTGGTAAATCTGCTCGTCAACGCTGTTGCTGCAGTCCGCGCAGTCGAAGAAGAACGACACCCCGAGATCAAGATCAACTCATGGACAGAAGGCGAGCAATTGTTCGTTTCCGTGCGCGATAACGGCACTGGCATCGATCCGAAAATCCAGACTCAGATCTTCGATCCGTTCTTCTCGACCAAGGACGTCGGCGAAGGAATGGGCCTCGGTTTGGCCGTTAGCCATCGCATCATCGCGAATCACGGTGGTTCATTGAGTGTTAAGAGTTCCCTAGGAGAGTGGACCGAATTCGTTTTCAATCTGCCGCTCGCATCCGAGCAGGAGAATCAGATCTCCCATGGAGTCGTTTCGTTCTAG
- a CDS encoding class I SAM-dependent methyltransferase — MRIERDIDRTVSFVGSQGTTVRGTLSKLSRRNIVFEIYDPFSTIQTSEVLTDLKVRRGKDVVYQGDAIVTGVVSTSILVIVSATLVNDWTRLGDDPVSTPGLRDEVARFVDEWERQHKLDPNYQLKVADLRSFLSELSFWLDQVDLTAEAAQGVDEAKFDSERFEEIKAPVMPRLTRLFMELEDACRQLDVDEVESHKQLAQRDLLPLMMASPFFNRVYSKPLGYAGDYEMVNMMFRKERGGKTTYAQIVNEWLLNGGPPQAHRNRIYMLEKMLEDAADQAIRSNKCPRVLNVGCGPVQELQLFIAKNPAAPRFSFDLLDFNPETLAYAKRQIESITSDRPEAPKVTYILKTVQELLRQAIEMETPAQSYDVLYCAGLFDYLSDRVCAKLVKLFYQWCEPGGRVLVTNVHSSNPVKGLMEHVMEWHLVMRDESDMLRLAPDPALAKVYTDETGINVFLEIVKPAN; from the coding sequence TTGCGCATTGAGCGAGACATCGACCGCACGGTCTCGTTCGTCGGCAGTCAGGGCACCACTGTCCGGGGGACACTAAGCAAGCTTTCACGTCGGAATATCGTTTTCGAGATTTACGATCCTTTCTCGACAATTCAGACGAGTGAAGTTTTGACCGACCTCAAAGTGAGGCGCGGCAAGGACGTTGTTTATCAGGGAGATGCCATCGTAACGGGCGTGGTGAGCACCAGTATTCTGGTGATCGTCTCGGCTACGCTCGTGAACGATTGGACCCGGCTTGGCGACGATCCGGTCTCGACCCCGGGACTTCGAGATGAAGTTGCGCGCTTCGTCGATGAATGGGAGCGGCAGCACAAGCTCGACCCCAATTATCAGCTGAAGGTCGCCGATCTCCGCTCATTTCTCTCCGAATTGAGCTTCTGGCTCGATCAGGTCGATCTTACCGCGGAAGCCGCCCAAGGCGTGGACGAAGCCAAATTCGATTCTGAGCGATTCGAAGAGATTAAAGCGCCGGTCATGCCGCGCCTGACCCGCCTTTTCATGGAACTCGAAGATGCCTGCCGGCAGCTGGACGTCGACGAAGTCGAGTCTCATAAGCAGCTGGCCCAGCGTGATCTCTTACCATTGATGATGGCCTCGCCGTTCTTCAACCGCGTCTATTCAAAGCCACTTGGCTACGCGGGCGACTACGAAATGGTCAACATGATGTTCCGCAAGGAGCGTGGCGGAAAGACCACGTACGCGCAGATCGTCAACGAATGGCTGTTGAACGGCGGACCACCTCAGGCGCATCGCAACCGCATCTACATGCTCGAAAAGATGCTGGAAGACGCCGCCGATCAGGCCATTCGTAGCAACAAGTGCCCGCGCGTGCTCAACGTCGGCTGCGGTCCGGTTCAGGAGTTGCAGCTCTTCATCGCCAAGAATCCGGCCGCGCCGCGCTTCTCATTCGACCTGCTGGACTTCAATCCGGAGACCTTGGCTTACGCAAAACGCCAAATCGAAAGCATCACATCCGATAGGCCGGAAGCGCCCAAGGTCACCTATATCCTCAAGACGGTGCAGGAGCTTCTCCGTCAGGCGATCGAGATGGAGACGCCCGCCCAGAGCTATGACGTCCTCTATTGCGCAGGGCTCTTCGATTACCTTTCGGACCGCGTCTGCGCCAAGCTCGTGAAGCTATTTTATCAATGGTGTGAACCAGGTGGCCGGGTTCTGGTCACCAATGTCCATTCATCGAACCCTGTGAAAGGTTTGATGGAGCATGTCATGGAATGGCATCTGGTGATGCGGGACGAGTCAGATATGCTCCGGTTAGCGCCGGACCCCGCTTTGGCGAAAGTCTACACCGACGAGACTGGCATCAACGTCTTTCTCGAGATTGTGAAGCCTGCAAACTAG
- a CDS encoding response regulator, giving the protein MHATIETTASRGGKILFVDDEALSLKYFKAAVGKYADVVTAENPEAAMKILAAEGDAISVVVSDERMPRESGVAFLASVRKSWPSTVRILTSAYTNVDLQEAINSAAISRFVPKPWNFDELCNVLKEALQSEHAAEATHDFDEAPAANPANPDAQNATLELLAVLSRELTEPLAEIDAESLRLASLAGADTAINPSPVQSLSANWARRLHAGQIGTSAARIHTLVEHCRALAKPIVDLAEGLAVGVSPSAHSMANALSEASEQITRKSGGRIRMTIDARNDFSYCAPKKIVEFVLIEQLEFSHASTENGACDVSVKLVPGATYNDVVITVPGHSVRNSPESLRMSRCALWAFGGEVLLQEADDKAVTKLRFPAATVTLRHARKH; this is encoded by the coding sequence ATGCATGCAACGATCGAAACAACCGCAAGCCGTGGCGGCAAGATCCTCTTCGTTGACGATGAAGCCCTCTCGCTGAAGTACTTCAAGGCGGCGGTTGGCAAATATGCCGATGTCGTCACTGCGGAAAACCCCGAAGCGGCCATGAAAATCCTGGCAGCCGAAGGCGACGCGATTTCCGTCGTCGTCAGCGACGAACGCATGCCGCGCGAAAGCGGCGTCGCCTTCCTCGCAAGCGTACGCAAGTCTTGGCCGTCCACAGTCCGCATCTTGACCAGCGCGTACACGAACGTGGATCTGCAGGAAGCAATCAACAGCGCAGCGATTTCCCGCTTCGTTCCGAAGCCATGGAATTTCGACGAGCTTTGCAATGTGTTGAAGGAAGCATTGCAGAGCGAGCACGCAGCCGAAGCGACACATGATTTCGATGAAGCGCCCGCAGCAAATCCCGCTAATCCCGACGCGCAAAACGCAACTCTTGAATTGCTCGCTGTTCTATCGCGCGAACTGACGGAGCCTCTGGCAGAGATCGACGCTGAAAGCCTTCGCCTCGCGTCACTCGCGGGTGCCGACACGGCGATCAATCCATCGCCCGTGCAATCGTTGTCGGCCAACTGGGCGCGGCGCCTCCACGCTGGCCAGATTGGAACATCGGCTGCACGCATCCATACGCTCGTCGAACACTGCCGCGCTCTTGCGAAGCCGATTGTCGACTTGGCGGAAGGTCTGGCAGTTGGCGTATCGCCGTCTGCCCATTCAATGGCAAACGCGCTGTCCGAGGCAAGCGAGCAAATCACCCGCAAGAGCGGCGGCCGCATTCGCATGACGATCGACGCGCGGAACGACTTTTCCTACTGCGCCCCGAAAAAGATCGTTGAGTTCGTACTCATCGAACAATTGGAATTTAGCCACGCCTCAACCGAAAACGGCGCATGCGACGTTTCCGTGAAACTCGTTCCGGGCGCGACTTATAATGATGTTGTGATAACGGTCCCGGGACACTCGGTGAGAAATTCACCTGAGAGCCTACGCATGAGCCGCTGCGCGCTTTGGGCCTTTGGAGGCGAAGTGCTGCTCCAGGAGGCCGATGATAAGGCTGTGACGAAATTGCGCTTTCCCGCCGCCACTGTGACGCTGCGGCACGCCCGGAAACATTAA